A genomic stretch from Candidatus Amarolinea dominans includes:
- a CDS encoding FmdB family transcriptional regulator, producing MPLYEYECRNCKIRFERVQRMVDASLTLCPECGENALARVIQPVGVIFKGSGFYVTDNRSRSSTGPSAAKAESGKDAGKESGKESGKESGKESGKETGKESGKESGKETGKESGKESGKETTGSAAAHEKAERSSTQPASG from the coding sequence ATGCCACTGTATGAGTATGAATGTCGCAACTGCAAAATTCGCTTTGAGCGCGTACAGCGTATGGTGGATGCTTCGCTAACGCTGTGCCCGGAATGTGGCGAAAACGCGCTGGCGCGCGTCATTCAGCCGGTTGGTGTCATTTTCAAAGGCTCAGGCTTTTACGTAACCGATAATCGCAGCAGGAGCAGTACCGGCCCGTCCGCTGCAAAGGCCGAGAGCGGCAAAGATGCGGGCAAAGAAAGCGGCAAAGAAAGCGGCAAAGAGAGCGGCAAAGAGAGCGGCAAAGAGACCGGTAAAGAAAGCGGCAAAGAAAGCGGCAAAGAGACAGGCAAAGAAAGCGGCAAAGAAAGCGGCAAAGAGACGACCGGCAGCGCCGCGGCGCATGAAAAAGCAGAGCGCAGCTCGACCCAGCCTGCCTCCGGCTGA
- a CDS encoding carboxypeptidase regulatory-like domain-containing protein translates to MNRMIDTANRQTASKPLTLMVRTLLVLAFAGALFLLPAAPIALAGNPDTPLDILYQAGTCEDPNYAIAVAGVGLNGATSGAMSLTIPATATVVQAYLFYVGYDSTDTSGGDPNITFQRDALAINPIVAIDQGGPAFWQTSKWAWAFRADVTSFIAAGAHTYTVAGLNAFTSPVLKTEGAELVVVYKDVSAGAQAVYLYAGMDMVQTRSGPPAGAGSIPVVVGPFDTASVVRTVKLNTIVGGGNLNPLSNESALWYSSGLVVPPGDIYGATLIANNPFVGAQGNYWDSHASTASLPIGDKVVAVQVESKDLNGAALEWIAQTVEIPLACPTVQVTKTLTSNSYVLEGGQATFRINVANTGNTKLTVVHLHDAFDTVHLNYSTATPTPNTFSEPLGTIDWTDLTGVAPNGFNQDLMPGQQFTVTVTFNAAVANGLIPVLNTANIITSTTKDENDRNPPPSTSTTQVIIVKPSILLEKTVTTQAGICPGAENLDVPMGSTVKYCYRVTNTGDTYLVNIVITDDKIPGTIGTIPGPLAPGATSTFVSATAVINADTLNTGTATGTPSTSGGTPLPNIPNVTDTDPANVRVTGKIGDFVWNDLNNNGIQDSGETGLPNVLVNLYANSTCTGTPSATQTTNASGFYQFINLLPGSYCVQVAASNFSGAGALVSWNTSPKDQGGDDTKDSDGDVSTHNAPVTLASGATDNTIDFGFWNPSSLGDFVWNDVNANGIQDSGEVGISNVKVNLYNNGTCTGTAQATTNTNASGLYSFTNLIPATYCVQVDSTNFSGAGVLLGWNSSPKDQGGDDTKDSDGDTVTHNSPAISLAAGANNPTIDFGFWNPSTLGDFVWNDINGNGIQDSGETGVSNVTVYLYNNGACTGSPINSTTTNASGAYSFTNLVPGTYCIEVASINFSGAGPLVGWNNSPKDAGGDDTKDSDGDVNHRSPAITVPAGATNTTIDFGFWNPSSLGDYVWNDVNANGIQDGSEVGISGVTVNLYANGACTGSAQSSTTTNASGVYGFSNLVPGTYCVEVASGNFSGASVLVGWSSSPKDQGGDDTRDSDGDIVTHRSPAISLAAGTNNPTIDFGFWDPSSLGDFVWNDYDGDGIQDVGEPGLANVTVNLFANGTCTGAAQSTTTTNASGIYGFSSLVPGTYCVQIVGTNFSGAGVLVGFNSSPKDQGGDDTKDSDGDTITHNSPAIALPAGTDNPTIDFGFWKPGQIGDFVWNDINGNGVQDGGEVGIANATVRLYPNSTCTGSPQATTTTSPSGLYTFSNLPAGNYCIEVVTATGVLIGWNASPQDQGGDDTKDSDGNPITHIAPLVLAPAQTNTTIDFGFWNPSCLGDIIYTDSNGNGTQDGCADPNNPLSCAESTGISGVPIIVSGPNGFSASFLSGSSPAGVYRLNNLLPGTYTISVPAAISPNFIRTTASPRVITLTAGQCDLSVDFGYIGPTGINLQRFDAAWQNGSATLVWQTVSENGVDGFDIYRAPAIDGERERVNDALILVQGAGAVYTFVDTSAIPSKDYFYWLVTRPGDEVLGPWHLAPTIAPRMFFPGIRR, encoded by the coding sequence ATGAATCGAATGATTGACACAGCCAACCGACAGACAGCCAGCAAGCCGCTCACCTTGATGGTGCGCACGCTGCTGGTGCTCGCCTTTGCCGGCGCTCTTTTCCTGCTCCCCGCGGCGCCGATTGCATTGGCTGGCAATCCCGACACGCCGCTCGATATCTTGTACCAGGCCGGCACCTGCGAAGATCCAAATTACGCCATAGCCGTTGCTGGCGTGGGTCTCAACGGCGCCACTTCCGGCGCCATGTCGTTGACCATCCCTGCCACCGCCACGGTGGTGCAGGCCTATCTGTTCTACGTGGGCTACGACTCCACTGATACCAGCGGCGGCGACCCCAACATCACCTTCCAGCGCGACGCCCTGGCGATCAATCCGATTGTCGCCATTGACCAGGGCGGCCCGGCCTTCTGGCAAACATCCAAGTGGGCCTGGGCCTTCCGCGCTGACGTCACCAGCTTCATTGCGGCTGGCGCCCACACCTACACGGTCGCGGGCTTGAACGCCTTTACGTCGCCCGTCCTGAAGACCGAAGGCGCCGAGTTGGTAGTCGTCTACAAGGATGTCAGCGCCGGCGCCCAGGCAGTTTATCTCTACGCTGGCATGGACATGGTGCAGACACGCAGCGGCCCGCCCGCGGGCGCCGGCTCGATTCCCGTGGTGGTTGGACCTTTTGACACGGCTTCCGTCGTGCGCACCGTCAAACTCAACACCATCGTGGGCGGCGGCAACCTGAACCCGCTGAGCAACGAATCTGCGCTGTGGTACTCTTCCGGCCTCGTAGTGCCTCCAGGCGACATCTACGGCGCAACGCTCATTGCCAACAACCCGTTCGTCGGCGCCCAGGGTAATTACTGGGACAGCCACGCCAGCACCGCCAGCCTACCGATTGGCGACAAGGTTGTGGCGGTGCAGGTTGAGTCCAAGGACCTCAACGGCGCAGCGCTGGAATGGATTGCGCAGACGGTGGAAATCCCGCTGGCCTGCCCGACCGTTCAGGTGACCAAGACCCTCACCAGTAACAGCTACGTGCTTGAGGGCGGCCAGGCTACCTTCCGCATCAACGTGGCAAACACCGGTAACACCAAGCTGACCGTTGTCCACCTGCATGACGCTTTCGACACCGTGCATCTCAACTACAGCACGGCGACGCCCACGCCCAACACCTTCAGCGAGCCGCTCGGCACCATTGACTGGACCGATTTGACCGGCGTAGCGCCCAACGGTTTCAATCAGGACCTGATGCCGGGTCAGCAGTTCACCGTGACGGTCACCTTCAATGCGGCCGTGGCGAACGGGTTGATCCCGGTTCTCAACACGGCCAATATCATCACCTCGACGACCAAAGACGAGAATGATCGCAACCCACCGCCCAGCACCAGCACCACCCAGGTCATTATCGTCAAGCCCTCGATCCTGTTGGAGAAGACCGTAACAACCCAGGCTGGCATCTGCCCCGGCGCCGAAAACCTGGACGTACCGATGGGTTCCACGGTCAAGTACTGCTACCGCGTCACCAACACCGGCGACACCTACCTGGTCAACATTGTCATCACTGACGACAAGATTCCCGGCACGATCGGCACCATCCCTGGTCCGTTGGCGCCCGGCGCAACCTCGACCTTTGTCTCTGCCACAGCCGTGATCAACGCGGATACGCTGAACACCGGCACCGCGACCGGCACGCCCAGCACGTCGGGCGGCACCCCTCTGCCCAACATCCCGAATGTCACCGACACCGACCCGGCTAATGTCCGTGTGACCGGCAAGATCGGCGACTTTGTCTGGAACGACCTCAATAATAACGGTATTCAAGACTCCGGCGAAACCGGTCTGCCCAATGTGCTGGTCAATCTGTATGCGAACAGCACCTGCACAGGCACCCCGTCGGCCACACAGACCACCAATGCCAGTGGCTTCTATCAATTCATCAATCTGCTGCCCGGCAGCTACTGCGTGCAGGTGGCCGCCAGCAACTTCAGCGGCGCCGGCGCGCTGGTCAGCTGGAACACCAGCCCCAAGGACCAGGGCGGCGATGACACCAAGGACTCCGACGGCGATGTGTCTACACACAATGCCCCGGTGACATTGGCTTCGGGCGCAACCGACAACACGATTGACTTCGGCTTCTGGAACCCCAGCAGTCTGGGCGACTTCGTGTGGAACGATGTCAATGCCAACGGTATCCAGGACAGCGGCGAGGTTGGCATCAGCAACGTCAAGGTGAATCTCTATAATAATGGCACCTGCACCGGCACGGCGCAAGCCACCACCAACACCAACGCCAGCGGTCTGTATTCCTTCACGAACCTGATCCCAGCCACCTACTGCGTTCAGGTGGATAGCACCAACTTCAGCGGCGCGGGCGTGCTCTTGGGTTGGAACAGCAGCCCCAAGGACCAGGGCGGCGATGACACCAAGGACTCGGACGGTGACACCGTCACCCACAACAGCCCGGCCATCAGCCTGGCCGCCGGCGCCAACAACCCGACGATTGACTTCGGCTTCTGGAATCCGTCCACCCTGGGCGACTTCGTGTGGAACGACATCAACGGCAACGGTATCCAGGACAGCGGCGAGACCGGTGTCAGCAATGTGACCGTCTACCTGTACAACAACGGCGCCTGCACCGGCAGCCCCATCAACTCGACAACGACGAATGCCAGCGGCGCCTACAGCTTCACGAACCTGGTGCCCGGCACCTATTGTATCGAAGTCGCCAGCATCAACTTCAGCGGCGCCGGGCCGTTGGTCGGCTGGAACAACAGCCCCAAGGATGCGGGCGGCGATGACACCAAGGACTCCGACGGCGACGTCAATCATCGGTCGCCGGCCATCACCGTGCCCGCGGGCGCAACCAACACCACGATTGACTTCGGCTTCTGGAATCCATCCAGCCTGGGCGACTACGTGTGGAACGATGTCAATGCCAACGGTATCCAGGACGGCAGCGAAGTGGGCATCAGTGGCGTGACCGTCAACCTGTATGCCAATGGCGCCTGCACGGGCAGCGCACAGAGTTCGACCACAACCAACGCCAGCGGCGTCTACGGTTTCAGCAACCTGGTGCCTGGCACCTACTGCGTCGAAGTAGCCTCGGGCAACTTCAGCGGCGCGAGCGTCCTGGTCGGCTGGAGCAGCAGCCCCAAGGATCAGGGCGGCGATGACACACGCGACTCGGATGGCGACATCGTGACCCATCGGTCGCCGGCCATCAGCCTGGCCGCCGGCACGAACAACCCGACGATTGACTTTGGCTTCTGGGATCCGAGCAGCCTGGGCGACTTCGTCTGGAACGACTATGACGGCGATGGTATCCAGGACGTGGGCGAGCCGGGCCTGGCCAATGTCACGGTCAACCTGTTCGCCAACGGCACCTGCACCGGCGCAGCCCAAAGCACCACCACGACCAATGCCAGCGGCATCTACGGCTTCAGCAGCCTGGTGCCCGGCACCTACTGTGTACAGATTGTCGGAACCAACTTCTCCGGCGCCGGCGTCCTGGTGGGCTTCAACAGCAGCCCCAAGGACCAGGGCGGCGACGACACCAAGGACTCCGACGGCGACACCATCACTCATAACAGCCCGGCCATTGCGCTGCCGGCTGGCACCGATAACCCGACCATTGACTTCGGCTTCTGGAAGCCCGGTCAGATCGGCGACTTCGTGTGGAACGACATCAACGGGAACGGCGTGCAGGATGGGGGCGAAGTGGGCATTGCGAACGCCACCGTGCGTCTCTATCCCAATTCAACCTGCACCGGATCGCCGCAGGCCACCACAACGACCAGCCCCAGCGGCCTGTATACTTTCTCCAACTTGCCGGCCGGCAACTACTGCATCGAAGTAGTCACGGCGACCGGTGTCTTGATTGGTTGGAACGCCAGCCCGCAAGATCAGGGCGGCGACGATACGAAGGACTCGGACGGCAACCCCATCACGCATATCGCACCGTTGGTGCTGGCGCCGGCGCAGACGAACACCACCATTGACTTCGGTTTTTGGAACCCCTCCTGCCTGGGCGACATCATCTACACCGATTCCAACGGCAATGGTACCCAGGATGGCTGCGCCGATCCCAACAACCCGCTGAGCTGCGCGGAGTCCACAGGTATCAGTGGCGTGCCCATTATCGTCTCAGGCCCCAACGGCTTTAGCGCCTCCTTCCTGAGCGGCAGCTCCCCAGCGGGCGTCTATCGTCTGAACAACCTGCTGCCCGGCACCTACACGATCAGTGTGCCGGCTGCGATCAGCCCGAACTTCATCCGCACCACGGCCAGCCCGCGCGTCATCACGCTCACGGCTGGGCAGTGCGACCTGTCGGTTGACTTCGGCTACATTGGCCCCACCGGCATCAACCTGCAGCGCTTCGACGCCGCCTGGCAGAACGGCTCCGCCACCCTGGTGTGGCAGACCGTGAGTGAAAACGGCGTGGATGGCTTCGACATCTACCGGGCGCCGGCGATTGACGGCGAACGCGAACGCGTCAACGACGCCCTGATCCTGGTGCAAGGCGCCGGCGCTGTCTACACCTTCGTTGACACCTCGGCCATCCCGTCCAAGGACTACTTCTACTGGCTGGTCACCCGACCGGGCGATGAGGTTCTTGGTCCCTGGCACCTTGCGCCTACCATCGCCCCGCGCATGTTCTTCCCCGGCATTCGGCGCTAA
- a CDS encoding response regulator transcription factor — translation MHNRVLIIRSEPALTSELLIQTYRDRGYLVEAVTASLPREDILRAAGDSQIAVVELRSDDSPMFELCEYLRAHWTGPLLILTSAFANADVVRVYQMGADGHYPYPCNMRVVMARTEALLRRSQGKLRVEARH, via the coding sequence GTGCATAACCGTGTTCTCATCATCCGCTCCGAACCAGCGTTGACTTCGGAATTACTCATCCAGACCTATCGCGACCGGGGATATTTGGTGGAAGCTGTCACAGCGAGCTTGCCCCGTGAAGATATTTTGCGCGCCGCCGGGGATAGTCAAATTGCGGTCGTTGAACTGCGCAGCGATGATTCGCCTATGTTCGAGCTGTGCGAATATCTGCGTGCCCATTGGACAGGGCCTTTGCTCATTCTCACCTCAGCCTTCGCCAACGCGGATGTCGTGCGCGTCTACCAGATGGGCGCTGACGGACATTATCCTTACCCATGCAACATGCGTGTGGTCATGGCGCGCACCGAGGCGCTTCTGCGCCGTTCACAGGGAAAACTCCGCGTCGAAGCGCGCCACTAG
- a CDS encoding DUF11 domain-containing protein, giving the protein MLTRLAPGLSVAVVLAASLLFVLLAGATAAAPPPGPVAAPQPPAALGDNSLTLTTDGRGLTVDLRTNAYELESVTLDGAPFVRLSAPDTTPMGDPGTPEIPVRNVLLAVPVGATVKLTVLAAESETIPLTGALAPAPSASPRPTAANDTFDARPDGLDYVYLQDPDLSQQDAWLPAVLASVDGDSYLREQRVVRLSLRPFQVNPGQQSLRIVHHLRVRIDFVGQPVLAADASAVSPYEPILRSQLLNYEQGKAWRVTPAQVPLAARPAAAQIRRPQDTGERWRVEVDHDGLVALDYATLRDAGVPVDSLDPRHFRLWRDQQEVALLVEGESDGRFDASDRIIFYGQQTQSRYTTINVYWLTQASANGLRMTTRSAPPQVGTPPAGFWRSIHFQESHFYLSDLPREEGADHWYWASWSTGRRGAAPTHTITVTLPGLLPDAGGTLTATLRPNVYGQSSDYFINPDHHLRFLVNGIFVGNAYFDGLSPFQQTYIYNQSLLQTGDNVFQLNAVSDIGMEQESGHVQWYEVGYWQAARALDDHIEFAGVSPVYQLADFSGNNLLLLDISNPLAPVRLTDYTLEPADSLVSVRFSDGGRAARYVAQNSALASAPRAVSADTPSSLGATSNQADMIIISPETFLDSLAPLVSLRQSQGLRVSVINVQDVYDEFSGGVFDAEALHSFLAYAYYNWQSPPPRFVLLVGDGHYDFKNFLGTNAPNPMPPYLKMVDPYLGETSSDNRLVTVAGSDVLADMAIGRLPVNTYDEINALVSKIVNYETVPLSGDWYLRHLFITDNPDGAGNFWNLSNAVADVLVHAPYVANKIYFGQPPFTSPLATRQAILNAYNQGALIVSYVGHSSIPWWAAEILFSTTQVPLLNNEERTPIMLPMTCYDGYFHDPRFPSLGETVVRVSGRGAVASWSATGLGVAHGHDYLERGFYTSVFINGNPSLGDATTVGKVNLYTSDPRFLDLVDTYLLFGDPAMNVALIDTDLQVSDQVAPAGPLTQGERVTYTMHYTNAGPAAAANTQLTLELPESLLAVSIESSAPIMADPITPHVWSLGALAAGATGVVTVTAQIAPDITPADLPLIIGGHLRTTWRERTQANNGQSYTLQMAPADPAVSLLTAPASVIQPGDRVTFTIGYVNQGAGIATQGLLTFPLPAGVLAPVITFSGPALTAVPGSAFAWRLPDLPLGAGGQVIVAVTVDPNLAPGQSVIAGVVHLSTAWLDSNTANNQASASLLVNVVDAYEPDDGLLQASYLLAPGVQMNHTCHRAGDVDWIRFDARSGVAYYLRTFNLTGSGDTVISLHDSLGNELAKNDDYLPGSRWSGIDWTAAITGKYFMRIIGSGEPWCGFRYDVRITTSLVTFLPTIGKLAPATRLVSQP; this is encoded by the coding sequence ATGTTGACACGACTCGCCCCTGGGCTGAGTGTGGCCGTCGTGTTGGCCGCCAGCCTCCTGTTCGTGCTACTCGCGGGCGCCACGGCGGCCGCTCCACCGCCTGGCCCTGTCGCGGCGCCTCAACCGCCAGCCGCCCTGGGCGACAATTCCCTGACGTTGACCACCGATGGCCGCGGGCTGACGGTTGATCTCCGCACGAACGCCTACGAATTGGAATCGGTAACGCTGGATGGCGCCCCCTTTGTGCGCCTGTCCGCGCCCGATACCACGCCCATGGGGGACCCCGGCACTCCTGAGATTCCCGTGCGCAACGTCCTGTTGGCCGTGCCCGTTGGCGCCACCGTCAAATTGACGGTCTTGGCGGCGGAGAGCGAGACGATACCGCTGACTGGCGCCCTGGCGCCGGCGCCATCGGCCTCACCGCGCCCGACCGCGGCGAATGACACCTTCGATGCCCGCCCGGACGGCCTGGATTATGTTTATTTGCAGGACCCGGACCTTTCCCAACAAGATGCCTGGCTGCCCGCTGTCCTGGCCAGCGTGGACGGCGACAGCTACCTGCGTGAGCAGCGCGTCGTGCGCCTCTCTCTGCGCCCATTCCAGGTCAACCCAGGGCAGCAGAGCCTGCGCATCGTACATCATTTGCGCGTCAGGATTGACTTCGTCGGCCAACCGGTCCTGGCGGCAGACGCCTCGGCAGTCTCCCCGTACGAGCCTATTCTGCGCAGCCAACTGTTGAACTATGAGCAGGGTAAGGCCTGGCGCGTGACGCCTGCCCAGGTTCCACTGGCCGCCCGGCCGGCCGCCGCACAGATTCGCCGTCCACAGGACACGGGCGAACGCTGGCGCGTGGAGGTAGATCATGATGGCCTGGTGGCGCTCGACTATGCCACCCTGCGTGACGCCGGCGTGCCGGTTGACAGCCTTGACCCGCGCCATTTCCGCCTGTGGCGCGATCAACAGGAGGTGGCACTCCTGGTTGAAGGAGAGAGTGACGGCCGGTTCGATGCAAGCGATCGGATCATCTTCTATGGCCAGCAGACGCAATCGCGTTACACCACGATCAACGTCTACTGGCTGACGCAAGCCAGCGCGAACGGCCTGCGCATGACCACACGCAGCGCGCCGCCACAGGTGGGCACGCCGCCCGCCGGTTTCTGGCGCTCGATTCACTTTCAAGAGAGCCACTTTTATCTCAGTGACCTCCCACGCGAGGAAGGCGCCGATCACTGGTACTGGGCAAGTTGGTCAACAGGACGCCGCGGGGCCGCACCCACCCACACGATCACCGTCACGCTGCCTGGTCTGCTGCCTGATGCGGGCGGAACGCTGACGGCCACCCTGCGCCCGAACGTTTACGGTCAAAGCAGCGATTACTTCATCAATCCCGACCATCATCTGCGCTTTCTGGTCAATGGCATCTTTGTCGGCAATGCCTATTTCGATGGCCTCAGCCCGTTTCAACAAACCTACATCTATAATCAGAGTCTGCTGCAGACCGGCGACAACGTCTTTCAGCTCAACGCCGTGTCCGACATCGGCATGGAGCAAGAGTCCGGTCACGTGCAGTGGTATGAGGTGGGCTACTGGCAGGCGGCGCGAGCTTTGGATGACCACATCGAATTCGCCGGCGTTTCTCCTGTGTATCAACTGGCAGACTTCAGCGGCAACAACCTGCTGCTGCTCGACATCAGCAACCCGCTGGCGCCTGTGCGTTTGACCGATTACACACTGGAGCCGGCTGACAGCCTGGTCAGCGTGCGCTTCAGCGATGGCGGCCGCGCCGCGCGCTATGTGGCGCAGAACAGCGCCCTGGCGTCCGCGCCGCGGGCGGTGAGCGCGGATACGCCTTCCAGCCTCGGCGCCACGAGCAACCAGGCCGACATGATCATCATCAGCCCTGAGACCTTCCTGGATTCACTGGCGCCCCTGGTCAGCCTGCGCCAGAGCCAGGGCCTGCGGGTGTCGGTCATCAACGTCCAGGATGTATACGATGAATTCAGCGGCGGCGTCTTCGACGCGGAGGCGCTGCACAGCTTTCTTGCCTATGCCTACTACAATTGGCAATCGCCGCCGCCGCGCTTCGTCCTCCTCGTTGGCGACGGGCACTACGATTTCAAGAATTTCCTGGGAACGAACGCGCCCAACCCGATGCCGCCCTACCTGAAAATGGTTGATCCCTACCTGGGCGAAACCTCCTCGGACAATCGCCTGGTCACGGTTGCCGGCAGTGACGTGCTGGCAGACATGGCCATCGGGCGCCTGCCGGTAAACACCTACGACGAAATCAACGCCCTGGTGAGCAAGATCGTCAACTACGAGACAGTGCCTCTGAGTGGCGACTGGTATTTGCGGCATCTGTTCATCACCGATAATCCGGACGGCGCCGGTAATTTCTGGAATCTTTCTAACGCCGTGGCCGATGTGCTGGTGCATGCGCCGTATGTGGCCAACAAAATCTATTTCGGGCAGCCGCCTTTCACTTCGCCGCTGGCGACTCGTCAGGCCATCTTGAATGCTTACAACCAGGGCGCGCTCATCGTCAGCTACGTGGGTCATTCGTCTATCCCCTGGTGGGCAGCCGAAATCCTGTTCAGCACCACCCAGGTGCCTCTGTTGAACAACGAGGAGCGAACCCCGATCATGCTGCCGATGACCTGTTACGATGGCTATTTCCACGATCCGCGTTTCCCGTCGCTGGGGGAGACCGTGGTGCGTGTCAGTGGACGGGGCGCAGTTGCCAGTTGGTCCGCCACCGGGCTGGGCGTGGCTCACGGTCATGACTACCTGGAGCGGGGCTTCTACACATCGGTCTTCATCAACGGTAACCCCAGCCTGGGCGATGCCACCACGGTCGGCAAGGTGAACCTCTACACCAGTGACCCCCGTTTCCTTGACCTGGTTGACACCTATCTCCTCTTTGGCGACCCGGCCATGAACGTCGCGCTGATTGACACCGACCTGCAGGTTAGCGATCAGGTGGCGCCTGCCGGCCCGTTGACGCAGGGCGAGCGAGTGACCTACACCATGCACTACACCAATGCGGGGCCGGCCGCCGCTGCCAACACGCAGTTGACCCTGGAACTGCCGGAGTCGCTGCTCGCTGTTTCGATTGAATCGTCGGCGCCAATCATGGCCGACCCCATCACGCCTCATGTTTGGTCCCTGGGCGCCCTGGCGGCCGGCGCCACCGGCGTCGTTACAGTCACCGCGCAGATCGCCCCAGACATCACCCCGGCCGACCTGCCGCTGATCATCGGCGGCCATTTGCGGACCACGTGGCGCGAGCGCACCCAGGCCAATAACGGCCAGTCCTACACGCTGCAGATGGCGCCGGCCGATCCGGCCGTCAGCCTGCTGACGGCGCCGGCCAGTGTGATTCAACCCGGCGATCGGGTCACCTTCACCATTGGCTATGTCAACCAGGGCGCGGGCATTGCGACGCAGGGCCTGTTGACCTTTCCGCTGCCCGCCGGCGTGCTGGCGCCGGTGATCACCTTCAGCGGCCCTGCGTTGACCGCCGTGCCTGGCTCAGCGTTCGCCTGGCGTCTGCCCGATCTGCCGCTGGGCGCCGGAGGCCAGGTCATTGTCGCGGTCACGGTAGATCCAAATCTGGCGCCGGGTCAGAGCGTCATCGCGGGCGTCGTACACCTGAGTACCGCCTGGCTTGATAGCAACACGGCCAACAACCAGGCCAGCGCCTCGCTGTTGGTCAATGTGGTTGACGCCTACGAGCCGGACGACGGCCTGCTGCAGGCCAGTTACCTGCTGGCGCCTGGCGTACAGATGAATCACACCTGTCACCGCGCCGGTGATGTGGACTGGATTCGTTTCGACGCCAGGTCGGGCGTCGCCTATTACCTGCGGACATTCAACCTGACCGGGAGCGGCGACACTGTCATCTCCCTGCATGACAGCTTGGGTAACGAGTTAGCCAAGAATGACGACTATCTGCCGGGAAGCCGGTGGTCAGGGATTGATTGGACGGCCGCGATAACCGGTAAATACTTCATGCGCATCATTGGCAGTGGAGAACCGTGGTGCGGCTTCCGCTACGATGTGCGTATCACCACCTCGCTCGTCACCTTTCTGCCAACCATAGGCAAGCTGGCGCCCGCAACGAGACTTGTAAGCCAACCGTAA
- a CDS encoding helix-turn-helix domain containing protein has translation MLFVRELQTDERQALDQAANNPSLDWSQRARIILLSAASKTVPDISAEVRLHPINVRKWIHRFNMRGLAGLRSGKSPGRPPVFSETQRQEIADLAHANPREVGSAFDRWSLQRLREHLMTHNIVGSISAETVRQILLD, from the coding sequence ATGCTTTTCGTGCGTGAACTCCAAACAGATGAACGCCAGGCTCTTGACCAAGCGGCCAACAATCCCTCCCTGGATTGGTCACAACGCGCACGCATCATCTTGCTATCGGCGGCCAGCAAGACGGTTCCTGACATTAGTGCAGAAGTGAGGCTTCACCCCATTAACGTGCGCAAGTGGATCCACCGCTTCAATATGCGCGGCTTGGCAGGCCTGCGTTCTGGCAAGTCACCGGGGCGCCCGCCGGTATTTTCGGAGACACAGCGCCAGGAGATCGCCGATTTGGCCCACGCCAACCCGAGGGAGGTTGGTTCGGCTTTCGATCGCTGGTCGTTACAACGCCTCCGTGAACATCTCATGACGCACAACATCGTAGGGTCAATCAGCGCCGAGACCGTTCGTCAAATTCTTCTCGACTGA
- a CDS encoding helix-turn-helix domain containing protein, with protein MLFVRKLTENERQKLADVAISHAAYDWAQRARIVLLSAQGRSVPEIGDEVNLHPINVRKWIHRFNAYGVEGLQSGKSPGRPPVFSEEHRDRVLSTARKNPRDLGLPFDRWSLQRLRDYLIERQLVPSISAETVRLILWSHGLRYNMRQEWRTPFTFAWLEEFEGVRVGAMR; from the coding sequence ATGTTATTTGTACGCAAGCTCACGGAGAATGAGCGTCAAAAATTGGCGGATGTCGCAATCTCCCATGCCGCCTATGATTGGGCACAGCGCGCACGCATCGTACTGCTCTCGGCCCAGGGGCGTTCAGTACCAGAGATCGGCGACGAAGTGAATCTGCACCCGATCAACGTCCGCAAATGGATTCACCGTTTCAACGCGTATGGGGTCGAGGGACTGCAATCTGGCAAATCGCCCGGTCGCCCGCCCGTATTTTCCGAAGAACACCGCGATCGGGTTCTCTCCACGGCGCGCAAGAACCCGCGTGACTTAGGGCTTCCATTTGACCGCTGGTCGTTGCAAAGACTGCGTGATTACTTGATAGAAAGGCAATTGGTGCCATCCATCAGCGCCGAAACCGTGCGCTTGATTCTCTGGTCGCATGGTTTGCGCTACAACATGCGGCAAGAGTGGAGAACACCATTTACGTTTGCCTGGCTGGAAGAGTTCGAAGGCGTGCGCGTGGGCGCCATGCGCTAG